In a single window of the Prochlorococcus marinus str. AS9601 genome:
- a CDS encoding polyribonucleotide nucleotidyltransferase: protein MEGQNKSITFDGREIRLTTGLYAPQASGSVMIECGDTSLLVTATKTAKKEPSDFLPLICDYEEKLFAAGRIPGGFMRREGRPPERATLIARLIDRPMRPLFPTWMGDEIQIVASCLSLDERVPADVLAVTGASIATLVGEIPFYGPMAAVRVGLIGDDFILNPSYREIEKGDLDIVVAGSPDGIVMIEAGANQLSEQDTIEAIDFGYEAVTELIKSQEDLLQDLGIKQIKPSEPEEDKTLPSYLEKNCTKPIELVLKKFDLSKEERDLELEKIKTETQSKIDSLKDDNQVKVLTSENEKLLHSDFKKLTKKLMRSQIINDGKRVDGRDLDEVRKISASAGILPKRVHGSALFQRGLTQVLSTTTLGTPSDAQEMDDLNPSTEKTYLHHYNFPPYSVGETRPMRTPGRREIGHGALAERAIIPVLPGKETFPYVLRVVSEVLSSNGSTSMGSVCGSTLSLLDAGVPLKAPVSGTAMGLIKEGKEVRILTDIQGIEDFLGDMDFKVAGTDKGITALQMDMKITGLPVSIISDAIKKARPARIHILEKMQGAIDKPQESLSPHAPRLLSFRIDPELIGTVIGPGGRTIKGITERTNTKIDIEDGGIVTIASHDGAAAEEAQKIIEGLTRKVHEGEIFSGVVTRIIPIGAFVEILPGKEGMVHISQLSEARVERVEDVVRQGDEVTVRVREIDSRGRINLTLRGVGQNNGMSYPEPTPTPVAPLN, encoded by the coding sequence GTGGAAGGACAAAATAAGTCGATCACGTTTGACGGACGAGAGATACGACTAACTACAGGACTATACGCTCCTCAAGCAAGTGGATCAGTAATGATTGAGTGTGGTGATACCTCACTATTAGTTACAGCTACAAAAACTGCCAAAAAAGAACCATCAGACTTTCTCCCTCTGATATGCGACTATGAAGAAAAACTTTTTGCTGCAGGGAGAATTCCTGGTGGTTTTATGAGGAGAGAAGGTCGCCCACCAGAAAGAGCGACTTTAATTGCAAGATTAATTGATAGGCCAATGAGGCCACTTTTCCCCACATGGATGGGGGATGAGATTCAAATAGTCGCATCATGCCTTTCTCTAGATGAAAGAGTTCCAGCAGATGTTTTGGCTGTTACCGGGGCTTCAATAGCAACTTTAGTTGGAGAGATTCCATTTTATGGGCCAATGGCTGCTGTAAGAGTTGGGCTGATAGGCGATGATTTCATCTTAAATCCTAGTTATAGAGAGATTGAAAAGGGAGATTTAGACATTGTTGTTGCAGGATCACCAGACGGTATCGTCATGATTGAAGCAGGTGCAAATCAATTGTCAGAGCAAGATACAATCGAAGCTATAGATTTCGGATATGAGGCTGTTACTGAACTTATTAAATCGCAAGAAGATTTACTACAAGATTTAGGAATAAAACAGATTAAGCCATCTGAACCTGAAGAAGATAAAACATTACCCTCTTATTTAGAGAAAAATTGTACAAAACCTATTGAGTTAGTTTTAAAGAAATTTGACCTTTCAAAGGAAGAAAGAGATCTTGAACTCGAAAAAATTAAAACTGAAACTCAAAGCAAAATTGATTCACTTAAAGATGACAATCAAGTAAAAGTTCTAACCTCAGAAAATGAAAAATTGCTTCATTCCGACTTTAAAAAATTAACAAAAAAATTAATGAGGTCGCAAATCATAAATGATGGGAAAAGAGTTGATGGAAGGGATCTCGATGAAGTTAGAAAAATATCAGCCTCTGCAGGAATTCTTCCAAAAAGAGTTCATGGCTCTGCACTTTTTCAAAGAGGCCTAACTCAAGTCTTATCTACTACTACTCTTGGCACGCCAAGCGATGCGCAAGAGATGGATGATTTAAATCCAAGTACTGAAAAAACATATTTGCATCACTATAATTTTCCTCCTTATTCAGTGGGAGAAACAAGACCAATGAGAACTCCAGGCAGAAGAGAAATTGGTCATGGAGCATTAGCTGAAAGAGCAATAATACCTGTGCTGCCTGGTAAAGAAACATTTCCTTATGTTTTAAGGGTAGTAAGTGAAGTTTTAAGTTCTAACGGATCAACCTCAATGGGTTCTGTATGCGGCAGCACTCTTTCGTTACTAGATGCAGGAGTCCCTTTAAAGGCTCCTGTAAGTGGGACTGCTATGGGCTTAATCAAGGAAGGTAAAGAAGTCCGAATTCTCACAGATATTCAAGGAATTGAAGACTTTCTTGGAGACATGGACTTTAAAGTTGCAGGTACTGACAAGGGTATAACCGCTTTACAAATGGATATGAAAATTACAGGCTTACCAGTATCTATTATTTCTGATGCAATTAAAAAAGCTCGTCCTGCAAGAATACATATTTTAGAAAAGATGCAAGGGGCAATAGATAAGCCTCAAGAATCTCTTTCTCCTCATGCCCCCCGACTTTTAAGCTTTAGAATTGACCCTGAGCTTATAGGAACAGTTATTGGACCCGGCGGTAGAACTATCAAAGGAATCACTGAAAGAACAAATACAAAAATAGATATAGAAGATGGTGGCATTGTAACTATTGCTTCTCATGATGGAGCTGCGGCAGAGGAAGCTCAAAAGATAATAGAAGGATTAACACGAAAGGTTCATGAAGGTGAGATTTTCTCCGGAGTCGTAACACGAATAATACCAATAGGTGCTTTTGTAGAAATATTGCCAGGCAAAGAAGGGATGGTTCACATTTCTCAATTATCTGAAGCAAGGGTGGAGAGAGTCGAAGATGTAGTAAGGCAAGGTGATGAAGTAACCGTAAGAGTTAGAGAGATTGATAGTAGAGGGAGAATTAATCTTACTTTGAGAGGAGTAGGCCAAAATAATGGAATGTCTTATCCAGAACCAACTCCTACTCCAGTTGCTCCGCTTAATTAA
- the serS gene encoding serine--tRNA ligase: MLDQKLIRENPTSVEENLSLRGKVYKISHIHELTVKKKEIDIEISSLQSESKKLSKLISQVIGKSQDNNSQELNDLKKKGNEYRIKISELEEKQRILNKKVDDEIYNLPNFPSKDAPIGKDESENLQIKTWGDPLIKENIKSHWEIGESLNIFDSIKSTKISKSRFITLIGNGARLERALINFMLDMHTKNGYLELMPPALVNSESLTGSGQLPKFSNESFKCSNDDLWLSPTAEVPLTALHRNELIDPKHLPLKYVAYSPCFRREAGSYGRDTKGLIRLHQFNKVELYWFCDPSKSLEAHKEITTDAESILKKLNLPYRLVDICTGDLGFSSSRTFDLEVWLPSSKCYREISSCSNCLDFQARRSSIRSKIDKKNTYIHTLNGSGLAIGRTMAAILENGQQTDGSVKIPDALVPYFGSNLLKTA, translated from the coding sequence GTGTTAGATCAAAAATTAATAAGAGAAAACCCAACATCTGTTGAAGAGAATTTATCCTTAAGAGGAAAAGTTTATAAGATATCTCATATACACGAATTAACTGTTAAGAAAAAAGAAATTGACATAGAAATATCCAGTCTCCAATCTGAGAGTAAAAAATTAAGCAAATTAATCAGTCAAGTTATTGGAAAGTCCCAAGATAATAATTCACAAGAATTAAATGATTTAAAGAAAAAAGGAAACGAATACAGAATTAAAATTTCTGAACTCGAAGAGAAACAAAGAATATTAAACAAAAAAGTAGATGATGAAATTTATAATTTGCCAAATTTCCCTAGCAAAGATGCACCTATTGGGAAAGATGAAAGTGAAAATTTACAAATTAAAACTTGGGGGGATCCTCTAATAAAAGAGAATATAAAATCACACTGGGAAATCGGAGAAAGTCTTAATATTTTTGACTCTATAAAATCAACAAAAATATCAAAAAGTCGTTTTATCACTCTTATAGGCAATGGTGCCAGATTAGAGAGGGCATTAATTAATTTTATGCTCGATATGCATACTAAGAATGGTTACTTGGAGTTAATGCCGCCAGCTTTAGTAAATTCAGAAAGTCTTACCGGATCTGGTCAATTGCCTAAATTTTCAAATGAAAGTTTCAAGTGTTCCAATGACGATTTATGGCTTTCTCCAACAGCTGAAGTTCCACTAACTGCTTTACATAGAAACGAGCTTATTGATCCCAAGCACTTACCCCTTAAATACGTTGCATATAGCCCATGTTTTAGGAGAGAAGCTGGAAGTTATGGAAGGGATACTAAAGGTTTAATAAGACTTCATCAATTTAATAAGGTTGAACTTTATTGGTTTTGTGATCCAAGTAAATCTTTAGAAGCTCATAAAGAGATTACTACTGATGCAGAAAGCATTTTAAAAAAGCTCAACTTACCCTACAGATTAGTAGATATTTGTACTGGAGACTTAGGCTTTTCTTCTAGTAGAACTTTTGATCTTGAAGTTTGGCTTCCCAGTAGTAAATGTTATAGAGAAATTTCAAGTTGCAGTAATTGCCTTGACTTTCAAGCACGAAGATCATCAATAAGATCAAAAATTGATAAAAAAAATACATATATCCACACCTTAAATGGCAGTGGTCTTGCTATTGGAAGAACAATGGCAGCGATTCTTGAGAATGGCCAACAAACAGATGGTAGCGTTAAGATTCCAGATGCTCTGGTTCCATATTTTGGATCAAATCTATTAAAAACTGCTTAA
- the rsmI gene encoding 16S rRNA (cytidine(1402)-2'-O)-methyltransferase, with the protein MNNNSSLSHRKEEPENGILYIVGTPIGNLNDISQRALNILQNVSFIACEDTRQTKKIMNKFNISNKLISFNKHNSLIKIPKIVKDLKDGKSIAIVSDAGMPGICDPGEEIARSVKYEGIDMICVPGACAAITALVSSGLPSSRFVFEGFLPKKKIDREKILLEISKNEKTTIIYESPKRLSKLLDELLKFCGGDREIMVARELTKKFEEHVGHDINNVIEFFRDKDIIGEITIVIKGIRKTDFNPNKSTIKKDLNDLIDAGLSLSAASKYLAKKNSLKKSEVYNLI; encoded by the coding sequence ATGAATAATAATTCCTCATTATCCCATAGAAAGGAGGAACCGGAAAACGGTATTTTATATATAGTCGGCACTCCAATTGGGAATCTAAATGATATCTCCCAAAGAGCACTAAATATTCTACAGAATGTTTCTTTTATTGCTTGTGAGGATACAAGACAAACAAAAAAGATAATGAATAAGTTCAATATTTCAAATAAACTTATAAGTTTTAATAAACATAATTCTTTAATAAAAATTCCAAAAATAGTAAAAGATCTTAAGGATGGGAAATCAATTGCCATTGTAAGTGACGCTGGCATGCCAGGGATTTGCGATCCGGGAGAAGAAATTGCAAGGAGCGTAAAATATGAGGGGATTGATATGATTTGCGTTCCTGGAGCATGTGCTGCAATAACAGCGCTGGTTTCAAGCGGACTTCCCTCCTCAAGATTTGTATTTGAAGGCTTTCTTCCGAAAAAGAAAATTGATAGAGAAAAAATTCTTTTAGAGATAAGTAAAAATGAAAAAACAACCATAATTTATGAATCACCTAAGAGACTTAGTAAATTATTAGATGAATTACTTAAATTCTGTGGAGGAGATCGAGAAATTATGGTAGCCAGAGAATTAACAAAGAAATTTGAAGAACATGTTGGTCATGATATTAATAACGTTATTGAATTTTTCAGAGATAAGGATATTATCGGTGAAATAACAATAGTTATAAAAGGTATAAGAAAAACAGATTTCAATCCTAATAAATCAACTATAAAGAAAGATCTCAATGATTTAATAGATGCCGGCCTAAGTTTGTCAGCAGCATCAAAGTACTTAGCGAAGAAAAATAGTTTAAAGAAAAGCGAAGTTTATAATTTGATTTAA
- a CDS encoding AAA family ATPase, whose translation MNSWSRNLELLIKSRTSLIWIRTKEEERLEKLVKFSCERLNIKRFISWDCVNGLKGLINEEGKFSNNPLGVLNWLKEQNSEVSAVLLLKDFHKFYDDPSINRTIKELSSALKKTSHNLIISSHLFPSSEELDELMTIVNLPLPDQKELKNLIKKIAINTNSNLEEQDLNELSIASSGLTEIKVKQVTAKALAQRGKISKEDIKDILEEKKQVIARSEILEFFEAKSSQDDIGGLNVLKVWLNQRYRAFSKEARDYGLPIPKGVLLVGAQGTGKSLTAKSISKSWSMPLLKLDVGRLFSSLVGSSEARTRETISRAEAMSPCILWIDEIDKGFGGDARSDGGTSQRVLASLLTWMAEKESAVFVIATANAIDKLPAELLRKGRFDEIFFLDLPNSEERLSILDLHLKKRRPSYSFPLSTIIDRTDGFSGAELEQAVIEGMHISFSENRELMEKDLIKAVSELVPLSRTAKEQIEFLKEWSSTGRARSAS comes from the coding sequence ATGAATTCTTGGAGTAGAAATTTAGAGTTACTTATAAAATCAAGAACATCATTAATTTGGATAAGGACTAAAGAAGAGGAAAGATTAGAAAAACTGGTTAAATTTTCTTGTGAAAGACTAAATATAAAAAGATTCATTAGCTGGGATTGTGTTAACGGTTTAAAAGGATTAATAAATGAAGAAGGTAAATTTTCTAATAATCCATTAGGAGTGCTCAATTGGCTTAAAGAACAAAATTCTGAAGTCTCAGCAGTTTTATTATTAAAAGATTTCCACAAATTTTATGATGATCCATCAATTAATAGAACTATTAAAGAACTATCTTCAGCGCTTAAGAAAACTAGTCATAATTTAATTATTAGTTCTCATTTATTTCCATCATCAGAAGAGCTGGATGAATTAATGACAATTGTAAATCTACCTTTACCTGATCAAAAAGAATTGAAAAATCTAATAAAAAAAATTGCTATTAATACCAATTCAAATCTTGAGGAACAAGACTTAAACGAACTTTCTATAGCTTCAAGTGGATTAACGGAAATAAAAGTAAAGCAAGTCACTGCAAAGGCCCTCGCTCAAAGAGGAAAAATAAGTAAAGAAGATATTAAAGATATTCTTGAAGAGAAAAAGCAAGTTATCGCGAGAAGTGAAATTTTAGAATTTTTCGAGGCTAAATCAAGTCAAGATGATATTGGTGGTTTAAATGTCTTAAAAGTTTGGCTCAACCAAAGATACAGGGCCTTTTCTAAAGAAGCTAGAGATTATGGGTTACCTATTCCCAAGGGCGTCTTACTCGTCGGTGCGCAAGGAACAGGGAAATCTCTTACCGCAAAATCAATTTCCAAGAGTTGGTCAATGCCGCTACTCAAGTTAGATGTTGGGAGACTTTTTTCTAGCCTTGTTGGTTCAAGCGAAGCAAGAACTAGAGAAACAATTTCAAGAGCTGAGGCTATGTCTCCGTGTATCTTGTGGATAGACGAAATAGACAAGGGCTTTGGTGGCGATGCTAGAAGCGATGGGGGAACAAGTCAGAGGGTTTTGGCAAGTTTGCTAACTTGGATGGCTGAAAAAGAATCCGCCGTATTTGTCATTGCTACCGCTAATGCTATAGATAAGCTTCCTGCTGAATTATTAAGGAAAGGTAGGTTTGATGAGATATTTTTTCTTGATTTGCCAAATTCCGAAGAAAGATTAAGTATTCTGGATTTGCACCTAAAAAAAAGGAGACCAAGTTACAGTTTTCCTCTATCTACTATCATCGATAGAACAGATGGATTCTCAGGGGCAGAACTTGAACAAGCAGTAATAGAGGGGATGCATATTTCATTTTCTGAAAATAGAGAGCTTATGGAGAAAGATTTAATAAAGGCAGTTTCTGAACTAGTTCCTTTATCAAGAACTGCTAAAGAGCAAATTGAATTTCTAAAAGAATGGTCATCAACAGGACGGGCCCGCTCTGCATCATGA
- a CDS encoding 3'(2'),5'-bisphosphate nucleotidase CysQ → MIELPSGVDINNLIDDIRIFSWQAADVLLYYSRLLENSDDKRNIVKNNNEDDPVTLADLKVNELIIERINEKYKNINWDILSEENVKNSSEIFDNKTDWIWVLDPLDGTKDFIQGTGNYAMHLALNFKQKPYIGFVLIPDKNQLWITDGKKTWCEKRDGKKYKLSLSNKKNLQEMTVVTSKNHGNEILRNLIQKINFRKVEIMGSIGCKIASIVRGDSDIYICLSLPGKSSPKDWDFAAPETILKAAGGAITNLDNQELSYGKSSFEQGGIIIATNDKKTHGNICLEIKKIIEDYGIYPL, encoded by the coding sequence ATGATTGAATTACCGTCTGGTGTTGATATTAATAATCTTATCGATGATATAAGAATTTTCAGCTGGCAAGCAGCAGATGTTTTGCTTTATTACTCTAGATTGTTAGAAAATTCAGATGATAAAAGAAATATAGTCAAAAATAATAATGAAGACGATCCTGTTACTTTGGCTGATTTAAAAGTTAATGAATTAATTATTGAAAGAATAAATGAAAAATATAAAAATATTAACTGGGATATTTTGAGCGAAGAAAATGTAAAAAATTCTTCAGAAATTTTTGATAATAAGACTGACTGGATCTGGGTTCTTGATCCTCTCGATGGAACGAAGGATTTCATCCAGGGAACAGGTAACTATGCAATGCATTTGGCATTGAACTTTAAACAAAAACCATATATCGGGTTTGTTCTGATTCCAGATAAAAATCAATTATGGATTACAGATGGAAAAAAAACATGGTGTGAAAAAAGAGATGGTAAAAAATATAAACTAAGTCTCTCAAATAAAAAAAATCTTCAAGAGATGACTGTAGTAACAAGTAAAAATCATGGAAATGAGATTTTGAGAAATTTAATTCAAAAAATCAATTTTCGCAAAGTAGAAATTATGGGAAGCATTGGCTGCAAAATTGCATCTATAGTCAGAGGGGACAGTGATATTTATATTTGTCTTAGCTTACCGGGTAAAAGCTCACCAAAAGATTGGGATTTTGCTGCGCCAGAAACTATCCTGAAAGCAGCTGGTGGGGCAATTACAAATTTAGATAATCAAGAACTATCCTACGGGAAAAGTAGTTTCGAGCAAGGAGGAATTATAATTGCTACAAATGACAAGAAAACTCACGGAAATATTTGCTTAGAAATAAAGAAAATTATTGAGGATTATGGAATCTATCCTCTTTAG
- the rseP gene encoding RIP metalloprotease RseP, whose translation MNVLTSITVLGFLIFFHEMGHFLAAILQGIYVDGFSIGFGPSIIQKKFRDITYSFRAFPLGGFVSFPDEELKNIDPKDPNLLKNRPIIQRVIVISAGVFANLILAYSILIINVTTVGIPFDPEPGILVLATQPEKAASLAGLEPGDKILEIETSTLGVGDQAVSTLVKEIQNSSDEPISIKIERDGSFKDLTLVPKNIDGKGTIGAQLQPNIRKETKKTKNVFELFKYTNNEFSSLLVKTIQGYKGLITNFSSTAQQLSGPVKIVEIGAQLSQQGGTGILLFAALISINLAVLNSLPLPLLDGGQLVFTIIEGLRGKPVPVKVQMVVTQSSFFLLVGLSVLLIIRDTSQLLIVQRLLNQ comes from the coding sequence ATGAATGTTTTAACCTCCATAACAGTACTTGGATTCCTTATATTTTTTCATGAGATGGGACATTTTCTTGCGGCCATTTTACAAGGAATTTATGTTGATGGATTTTCAATTGGCTTTGGGCCCTCAATTATTCAAAAAAAGTTTAGAGATATTACTTATTCATTCAGAGCCTTTCCTCTTGGAGGCTTTGTATCCTTCCCTGATGAAGAACTAAAAAATATTGACCCTAAAGATCCAAATCTTTTAAAAAATAGGCCAATAATTCAAAGAGTTATCGTAATTTCCGCTGGAGTATTTGCCAACTTGATACTTGCTTACTCAATCTTGATTATAAATGTAACTACTGTTGGTATTCCATTTGATCCGGAGCCAGGGATTCTAGTTTTGGCTACTCAACCTGAGAAGGCTGCCTCTCTTGCTGGTTTAGAACCAGGGGATAAAATATTAGAAATCGAAACTAGTACTTTAGGAGTTGGGGATCAAGCCGTTTCCACTTTAGTAAAAGAAATTCAAAATTCATCAGACGAACCAATTTCAATAAAAATTGAAAGGGATGGGAGTTTCAAAGATTTAACTTTGGTACCAAAAAATATTGATGGGAAAGGAACAATAGGTGCTCAATTGCAACCGAATATAAGAAAAGAAACTAAAAAGACAAAAAACGTTTTCGAACTTTTTAAATACACAAATAATGAATTTTCATCACTTTTAGTAAAAACAATTCAAGGTTATAAAGGTTTAATAACAAATTTCTCATCAACAGCTCAACAATTAAGTGGACCGGTAAAAATTGTTGAAATCGGAGCACAATTATCTCAACAAGGTGGAACAGGCATATTATTATTTGCAGCTTTAATTTCTATTAATTTAGCAGTACTTAATTCATTGCCTTTGCCATTGTTAGATGGAGGACAACTTGTTTTTACTATAATTGAAGGTTTAAGAGGGAAACCCGTTCCAGTCAAGGTGCAAATGGTTGTTACTCAGTCCAGTTTTTTTCTTTTAGTTGGACTAAGTGTTCTGCTTATTATCAGAGATACTAGTCAACTATTAATCGTACAAAGATTATTAAACCAATAA
- the rpsN gene encoding 30S ribosomal protein S14 yields MAKKSMIAREVKRKKLVKKYSAKRKALLDEFNAAKDPMERLEIHRKIQGLPRNSAPNRVRNRCWATGKPRGVYRDFGLCRNQLRQRAHNGELPGVVKSSW; encoded by the coding sequence ATGGCTAAAAAGTCCATGATTGCGAGAGAAGTTAAACGCAAAAAACTTGTGAAGAAATATTCTGCAAAAAGAAAAGCATTATTAGATGAATTTAATGCCGCAAAAGATCCTATGGAAAGATTAGAAATTCATAGAAAGATTCAAGGTCTGCCAAGGAACTCTGCACCAAATAGAGTAAGAAATAGATGTTGGGCAACTGGTAAACCTAGAGGAGTATATAGAGATTTTGGTCTTTGCAGGAATCAGTTAAGACAAAGAGCTCATAACGGTGAACTCCCCGGGGTAGTAAAATCAAGTTGGTAG